One window from the genome of Nicotiana sylvestris chromosome 9, ASM39365v2, whole genome shotgun sequence encodes:
- the LOC104248332 gene encoding uncharacterized protein: MEESETYPKEYLSPQRRRATLTPSSSNSAATTSVHVTALDGLVNVNSLFTIAVFVGLSLTTPGQKSLEDRTACDAGIEVVRKLLVFEVVSFSFFLFSSLVAQGLKLAINLLNSKDVDEAFKAHINPKVLRLGMLGSAVGSVMGCLFLMLSMVNVIEIRLGLLSCGSKSAIHAVTALIILVTSALVVYISTAVYAFLH, translated from the exons ATGGAAGA ATCTGAGACATACCCAAAAGAATACTTATCCCCACAACGAAGAAGAGCTACCTTAACCCCGTCATCTTCTAATTCAGCTGCAACAACCAGTGTCCACGTCACTGCTTTAGACGGGCTAGTAAACGTGAACTCACTTTTCACCATTGCAGTCTTTGTGGGTCTTTCTTTAACCACACCTGGCCAGAAAAGTCTCGAGGACCGTACAGCTTGTGATGCTGGCATTGAAGTGGTCAGGAAATTGTTGGTATTTGAGGTTGTCTCATTCAGCTTTTTCCTCTTCTCTTCACTAGTTGCACAGGGCCTTAAATTGGCAATTAATCTCTTGAATAGCAAAGATGTTGATGAGGCTTTTAAGGCTCACATTAATCCGAAAGTGCTGAGGCTTGGGATGTTGGGCTCTGCTGTTGGATCTGTAATGGGGTGTTTGTTCTTGATGCTTTCAATGGTCAATGTGATTGAGATTCGGCTCGGGTTGTTGTCTTGTGGAAGTAAATCTGCAATTCATGCTGTCACAGCCTTGATCATTCTGGTCACCTCTGCTCTTGTGGTTTATATCTCTACTGCTGTATATGCATTTCTGCACTGA
- the LOC104248333 gene encoding uncharacterized protein, whose translation MESLFANYASSDEDDEQSQQDKHLQQQVHSSNSSNPSVFSSSLPPPKSSFSLPPPKSQSNTSPNLTTRSAVKQHFEEEDEFPDKPSSFFSSLPQPSKSTSSSSSSSLFSVLPPPKTTPLSSSDPKPKKKVVQFKPPANPFSVKSNNSVDEDEDDDDEGEKEKQRKRSESFTQTPSVKSFLSSIPAPKNSTSLGVLGSGSGRRSTIEADVPVPNSATSSEVLVSSNTGYNENQQVDGSLESSMGGIGGPTEYSASLGVAGDYSSNWGAHGYVNPESCANDGTSGYENYPGYDSNSGTYTGYEQYDHKWTDGSSTTASASAITDTAEVALTLPGKRGRKDVPQKFVEVNQDELMKNRPREDQSRLTGIAFGPSYQPVSSKGKPSKLLKRKHQISTLYFDMKQKEMELQERRAKGMLTKAQTQGKYGW comes from the exons ATGGAATCTTTGTTTGCAAACTATGCTTCTTCtgatgaagatgatgaacagTCACAGCAAGATAAGCATCTACAACAACAAGTACATAGCTCGAATTCTTCAAACCCTAGTGTATTTTCCTCTTCTCTTCCTCCCCCTAAATCTTCTTTTTCACTTCCCCCACCAAAATCCCAATCAAATACTTCACCCAACTTAACCACTCGCTCAGCTGTAAAGCAacattttgaagaagaagatgaatttCCTGATAAACCCTCATCgtttttctcttctcttcctcAACCTAGTAAATCcacatcatcatcttcttcttcttcgcttTTCTCTGTTCTTCCTCCGCCCAAAACCACTCCTTTGTCTTCGTCAGATCCTAAACCTAAAAAAAAGGTTGTTCAGTTCAAGCCTCCTGCCAACCCTTTTTCTGTCAAGTCTAATAATAGTGTAGATGAAGAcgaggatgatgatgatgagggtGAGAAGGAGAAGCAGAGAAAAAGGTCTGAATCTTTTACTCAAACACCTTCAGTTAAGTCATTTTTATCGAGCATTCCTGCTCCAAAGAACTCGACCTCGTTGGGTGTTTTAGGTTCGGGTTCTGGAAGAAGATCCACCATTGAAGCAGATGTCCCTGTTCCTAATTCAGCTACCTCGAGTGAAGTTCTAGTTAGTTCAAATACAGGGTACAATGAGAACCAGCAGGTGGATGGATCTTTAGAGAGTTCAATGGGAGGGATTGGCGGTCCCACAGAATACAGTGCTAGTTTGGGTGTTGCAGGCGATTACTCCTCCAATTGGGGTGCACATGGTTATGTCAACCCTGAAAGCTGTGCTAATGATGGGACTAGTGGTTATGAGAATTATCCTGGCTATGACAGCAATAGTGGGACTTACACTGGCTATGAACAGTATGATCATAAATGGACTGATGGGTCTAGTACAACAGCATCAGCATCAGCAATTACCGATACGGCTGAAGTTGCATTGACATTGCCTGGGAAGAGAGGCAGGAAAGATGTTCCACAGAAATTTGTTGAGGTGAACCAGGATGAGTTGATGAAGAATCGGCCTAGGGAAGACCAGTCAAGGCTTACTGGAATTGCTTTTGGCCCATCGTACCAG CCTGTTTCAAGCAAGGGAAAGCCTTCTAAGCTGCTCAAAAGAAAGCATCAAATAAGTACTTTGTACTTTGACATGAAACAAAAAGAAATGGAGCTGCAAGAGCGACGTGCCAAGGGGATGCTGACAAAAGCTCAAACTCAGGGGAAGTATGGTTGGTGA
- the LOC104248334 gene encoding protein FAR1-RELATED SEQUENCE 5 codes for MDENNNATDDAEMVESSSGKELTTNGVEAEGRLNMEHYVVNENNTTADDGEMVESSSGKELTRNGVEAEGRPNLEPYVGMEFESEEAAKAYYSTYATHLGFVMRVDAFRRSMRNGELVWRRLVCNKEGFSKSRQNQNGKRKCRAIREGCKAMIIVKKEQSGKWVVAKLVKEHSHPLVVKPANTRIGSILCQTPDDKDVKIRELTAELQKERKRSAVLQEQLDMVLKDMEDHSDQLSKNINDIVKSVNELESRKIVSPNGG; via the exons A TGGATGAAAACAATAATGCAACAGATGATGCGGAGATGGTTGAGAGTTCAAGTGGAAAGGAGTTGACCACAAATGGTGTTGAAGCTGAAGGGCGTTTGAATATGGAACATTACGTCG TGAATGAAAACAATACTACAGCAGATGATGGGGAGATGGTAGAGAGTTCTAGTGGGAAGGAGTTGACCAGAAATGGTGTTGAAGCTGAAGGGCGTCCGAATTTGGAACCTTATgtgggtatggaatttgaatcaGAAGAAGCTGCTAAAGCATACTATAGCACATATGCGACACATTTGGGGTTTGTCATGAGAGTAGATGCATTTCGTCGATCTATGCGTAATGGGGAGTTGGTGTGGCGCCGGCTTGTGTGTAATAAAGAGGGTTTCAGTAAAAGTAGACAAAATCAGAACGGAAAAAGGAAGTGCAGAGCAATTAGGGAAGGATGTAAGGCAATGATAATAGTGAAGAAAGAACAATCTGGAAAATGGGTTGTTGCTAAATTAGTGAAGGAGCACAGTCATCCACTGGTTGTTAAACCTGCTAATACCCGCATAGGTTCAATCTTGTGTCAAACACCG GATGATAAAGATGTCAAGATCCGGGAATTAACAGCAGAGTTACAGAAGGAGCGTAAAAGATCTGCTGTTTTGCAAGAGCAGCTAGATATGGTTTTGAAAGATATGGAGGATCACTCAGATCAACTGTCAAAGAACATTAATGACATTGTTAAAAGTGTGAACGAATTGGAATCAAGAAAAATTGTCTCTCCAAATGGAGGATAG